The Triticum aestivum cultivar Chinese Spring chromosome 4B, IWGSC CS RefSeq v2.1, whole genome shotgun sequence sequence ATTGTCGTTCATCATAGCATCTCTAGCAGATGCCTCAAAAGTCATATTTGAGGAGAATTTTTTTGTTTGGGGGAATTAAGCATCAGCTAGCAGATCCCTCAAAAAGTTTAATCCCACAAATatgccaccccctcccccccaaaaaaaaatcTGCCGTCCATCTCAAATTTAGTCCAGCAGCAGCCATTCTCAGTAAAAATAGGGAGACGCTCGGCTCCCGCCTGCTGTTGCCGCCGCCGACCCGGTGACCGCGAAATGGATCCTACCCCACCCCCACTGCCCCCGCAATCCGGCGAATCTCGGAGCAACGAGGAATTTCACAAAATCGGGCAGCAGCCACTTCAGCCGGTTCCATGGTCGGCAGCATCCCGCTCATCCCGGTCCGTTCTTTTCCTCCTTCTCCACCCCCTGCCTGACACAGCCACTTCCCGTAGGCGTTTTCCcaggccgctgccgccgccaccagcccCATCTCCAGCGACCGAGATGATGCAGCTACGCGAAATTCTGTTGCAGCAAGATCATGCAGTTAGGCTTGACTGCATGCTGCCTGCTCTGCACGAGCCACGGCATGCCAGGCAGAGCGTGCCCACGAACGAAGCCGCCGCCATCGCCCTCCGCCTCGTGCgctccacgcccccccccccccccccccccccccccccccagccatgAAGCCCGTGATCTTGAGCTCGCAGCGGGACTTGGTGCTGAGCACCACCTCGTGGCCGATGGGGTTGAGGAACTCGCTGACGCCGATGGACCTTGGGGTGCAGCTGGGCGGCGCTTGCTCCCGTGGATGACGTCCCCCGGGTTGGCTATCGAGCGTGAATTCGGACTGCACCGGCGCTGGAGCTGCTGGCCTTGGGCTTGGGCACGTGCACCTCCGACGGCTGGGACCGGCACTGCAGCGACTTCTTCAGCACGAACCACACCGTCGGCACCGGCACCGGTGCCGCAACCTTCTCCGCGCTACATGTGCTGCTTTGTGTTTATGGGGATTGCTTGTGTATGCGTACGATCATGATGATTGTGGGCTGCGTGCGTGCATGTTATATGTGTTTGATAAAATGCATGACCAAAAATTTAGTACAGGGGATTAGGTTTTAGGGGATCTGCTAGCTGAAGAAAACTTTAATCCctcaaaaaaattgaattttggGGATATGGAGAAGGTTTGAGGGATTAAGTTTAGAGCATCTGTTAGAGATGCTCTCAGGAACACTATGCAGCAATGAGAACAACGTATTACACAAAGATCCCACAAATTTCTGACAAAATAATAAAACAAGATAAACAGATACAGCTATACTGCAACATGCAATTAGGTTCCAACAGGAAACAGCAGGGATATGAAGAATATGCAAGATTACAGCTTTTATACCTTCATCGGAGCAACATTATACGTTGACACACCAGTAATTGGAGCTGAACTGCGATTTTCAGCAGTATAAAATGCAAGAGCACTTTCACCAGGTTTAACCTTCACCTGTAATTGGAATAGATCAACAATAAATACACGCACAAACAAAAATGCTTTTTCATTGGCGCTAAAGTTCTGATAGTACCTCTCTCTGCGTAGGAATAAACTTCCATGGCATTCCATCAGCAACATCAGCATTAAATTGGATAACTATCTCTCTGCAAACAAAATGGACGCCTTAATCTAAGGAACAAGGGAAAGCGTCGACATAAAAACTGAAGCACTACTTTACTTCCGGCATGACATTACAGGTGAAATGCTATGCCACTTATGTGAATACCAGGAAACTGCAAGCAGATTGTTTTTTCTTGTTTGAAGGATCGACAACCAGTTCAATTCAAACGTTAAAAAGGGATCTATTTCAGCACCTTAACGCTTTTGTCAAGTTCTACAACAGTTAGCTTACGGTTAGTACTGCAGACATGCAATGCTGGTCAACACTGTAGCAACTAAACCTTCAAGATAACGTATTCCATATATCTCCCACCAAATCAAGAACCAGATCAAGTGTTATATCAGCTTCGTATTGACGAGGAAATAAAATCAGAAGGACCGTGTTGGGGACAAGCAAAAGGAATCTACTTTATGCAAACGTTCCCAAAACTAACTACAGCCAAGTTAGAAGTCACACTAGAAGTGCTCTTTATAAGGTATGAACAGCCAAGATGAAACAGCAAGTTATTCTAGAGAAGTCAGCAAGCACAATGGAGCAGACTGGAACTTCACGACCTCTCAGAGTAAACTCACGGTGAAGTCCTTGAATGGAATCTTCAGATCAACAATTCTTTCTTTAGAAGTAAAACACACAAAAGCTTCGCGCATCAATGAATAATTATATTAACATTCAAGGTACAATAAAATGAACTGTGCTAAATAATCTATCAAGAGGAAACTGCTAAGGGAATGATAGTTCAGTGGTATGGTGTGGGGTTCAAAAAGATCTAAACGGAAATGGAAGTACCCAAAATCTTGGTACACCATGTTTAACAAGGGTCACCTTGATGGCGTCGTTCCGACTCGAGCATGTCGGGAGATCTTCTCCTCTACACTCTGCAGAGGATCAAACATTGTTATACACCAGGAACACAACACTCCAAGTACAAGCACACTGGATGTTCACTCTTAATGCCCTTTTCGACTATTTATCTATTTACCAGCACCAATAAGAGTTGTCTCCATACCAAATTTTAGACTAAGCCTGGCAGTTaccattttttttttcaaaattagatCAACACCTTGCATGCAAATCTTTGTCTTGAAATGAACCAGAAATAGTTTGATGGCATTTCAACAGAACATGCACAAATTTATAGATGGCCATGGATAGAACATACAGAGGCCCAGGAGAGGCCGCATTTCCCCATGCTATATAATCTTCTAATTAGAGAACTACTCCTTAGTCTACACATCCCCATTTTAACCTTAAGGAAGAGGATCACAAATTATGAACTCTGCGTAACCAAGGAATCATATCAATTCCCGCACATAACATGAACAAGAAGCAGATTTTAAATCTAAACCCTACTCAATCATGGATCGGTGTTGTTAGTATCGACCAAATCAAGCACAACCTAATGGCGATCCTCGCAAATGCGCCGTTCCGAGAACCCCGAACGGGGGGTAGTAGAGGGCGGGGGAGGGGGCAGACCTCGCGGCGCTGGACGGTGCCGCCGTACCCGGTGGCCTGGCAGAACCGGCGGTAGAGCGGGACGGCGGCGTAGGAGGCGCCGACCATGGCGACTGCCACGCCGACAAGGTAACCCAGGGTCTTCCTAGAGCTCTTCTCCCGGCCCgctgccgcggcggcggcggccgcggcggaggaagatgCGAGCCCGCGGCGGAGGAAGGCGTCCGCCGCGGGCTGCCACGGATGGCAAGGGGTGAGGCGGCGGGCGAGCGGGACTGAGAGGTGGCGGTGGAGGAGCCTGGGGAGCGGAGGCATCGCGTCGGCGACGCCGGGGGCGGCGAGAGGTCAGAGATGAGGCCACGGATGGCAAGGGGGAATGCCGCCGCCGCGATTCGCCGTGATGGGTTCGGCTTCGGCAAAGTGCAAATGCAAGGCCTGCTATACTGCGAGCGATGGGCAACTGCAGCGATCGGAGACGTTGGATCCATATCAGACGGCTCTCGATAAGATGTTCAGGGTCAGAGGCGCGACCCGCGACAGCGTGTGCTCTGATCGAAGGAAATGAAAAAGACAGCTATGTGCGTTATTTGTGCATACGTTTATTTTGAACACAGTTTATCAATCAAGCTGCATCCACATTTCCACGCATAGTAGAACTcgatttatatttatatttatatttatatcacAAGAAATCGATTTTGCGCCAAATTTTAGAAAACAATGAGCATGTGTATACTAAAATTCAGAAGATGGACAGTACTCATGCAGTAGCACTGAAGGTTTTTCTTTGAGTCCACCTTTTACCCTGTAGTTGTATATTTGTGACACATGTTGGCCCATTTAGTGAAATTTCTATCGAATATCAGATTTTGGAGACTTTTAACACGGTTTTATCCCGATTTTGCATTTATCTTGTTTATGTTAGGTAGGATCGGCGTGTTGCGTAAATGATACGTACAAAATTCTATAAAGATCGGAGGGCATCATTGACGATCATGTCCAGACTTCTTTTGTCCATCTGTTCcagtcctcctcctcgtccatatAGTTTTGGACCCAGAGCGTCACCTTACACTTTGCCTAATGAAAACTCATCAGAAACGAGGGCCCAAAGCTTCTAAAAGGGGTATTCTAGACAATTTTTCACTCGACGGGGTAAGTGTCATAAGTGCATATCTAGGGGGTCAAATGTGGTGACGGCGGGCATGGGCGATTGTAGTTTTTTTCTCTTTGAATTTTTTTTTAGCGATTGCAGTAGCACTCAGCTAGTGACTGCGGACATGGGCGGACGCCATGGTCTCGCAGACACATACTGCATAACAACACGGCCGTCGTGGAGTGTGGGCTTGGGGAAACTAGGCCATTAGGCTTACGACAGAATCCATCACGAGGGGCACCCACGAGGCGCAAGAACTAGTTATTTCATGCCTATGGCGAGATGGTAGGTCGTCTCGCTATAAGCAAGCCCGAGCTAGCCGGGACTTCTACTGCAGTTTTCTCGTTCACTATAGGTCTGGTTTTCTCTGATTATTTTCCTTATTCCTTGGTTCTTTTTTTTCACCGTTttctttgggttttcttttttcctttgtgaTAActtcagttttttttgtttttcactgGGTTTTTTTCCTCGGTTTTCACTACTTATTCCTcctctttcctttcttctttgtttttCTTAGTGTTTTTTTCTTAGAATTTTTTTTCCTTCGGTTATAATTTTTCTTTTGGTTTCTTTGTTTCTCTGTCTTTTTCACCGTTTTATCCCAAtttatttccctttttctttccATTTTTTGTATGTGTTTTTTTACGGTTTCATCGGAATCTGGAACATTTGTTGATTGTGGATTGTTGCTTGTCCATTGGATTCTTTTAGgtttttctttgttttccttttttgtttgtcagttttcatctttttatttttttatataacatgaacatttttcaaatacaccgATTAATATTTGTAAGTACATACTTTTTTATGTCTCCCTTTTTACATATAAATCATACAGTTTTTGTATACACCAGGAATTTTAAATATACGTTttaaacatttttcatatacatgtcTAAAAATTTtctaatacatgattaatatttttattaAATATATACTTTTGATGTCTAATTTTCTCATACTCATTATTTTTTTGTATGCCCCAAGAACATTTTCTATATTAAACTTTAACATTTTCACATACATAATTAACATTTGTCAAATATATTTTGTATGTCTAGTTTTCTCGTACacattctacattttttgtatatatcaCAAACATTTTCTATGTACACGTTTAACACTTTTCTAATACATGATTAATATATTTTCTAAACATATATTTATTTTTACATACAGTTTTTTCATATgcattctacattttttgtatacatcagggaAGAATTATACATGTTTCAAAATTTTAAAATGCATGCTTAATATTGAGATACATGATTAACTATGTTTAAGCATATATAATTTCCGTATCTAGTTTTTTCATACGCACTGTACATTATTGGTATACGTCAAAAACATGTTTTATATGTATTTAAAAGTTTTATAACATTTTTAGGTACATGATTAATGTTTTTAAAATACATATCTTTATGTCTACTTTTCCGAGCGCATTGTACATATTTTGTATAATGAGAAACACTTTTTATACACAGTTAATATTTAAATgcatcatttttttcatttttctatgTAAAGTGATTTTTATAATAGATATATTTAGAATTTTTCAAAATataagaaaagtaaaaaaacaaaagcGAAATTGTAAAACAAGGAGGAGCTACCTACCTGGGCGGCCATTTACGCGATCCCTGACGTGAGCGAGCGCTACAGCACATGGCAAATCCTATTGAACACATGTGTTCGTCCAATAGCGCGATGGCTTCGTCGAGTGAGTTCACGGGTTCGCTTGCCTTGatcttttttttttcttgtttggtttttcttttttctttgtttcttcatgtttttttggtttttctgttGGTTTTCTTCGCTGGgtgtttttggttttttctttggtggttcttcgtttttttttcttttttaatttgGGTTTTTATCACTTTTGCCATCGGCTGTATAACGCTACTTAGTTTTGCCACTAAATGTTTTCACTATTCAGAAATGTCATTGTTTTGTTAGACACAAACTCAGAAATACCATTTTTCACCGTTACCGGCTGGTCAATGCACGTTGATGGGAGGTAGATGACAAAAATACCCCTATCCCGtttggcagcccccccccccccctctctgttGACTTGTGGGGCCATTTGTGAGGGGCACATGAAAAGAGAATAAAAATTGGAAGGTGCAAGCTAAACAACTGAGCCAACAAGATATTGTGATTTAGAAGATGATATATCCCTTATATTTTACATGGAATAATAATCCAACACAGCAACGCCTCGTATCTTTTCTTGTTCCTAGCTAGTTGAGGTTGGTTTTGAAAGTTGGTTTGGACAACAGATCTGCACGAGTGGTTGGCCGGTTGGAAGAATTTGTCTGGTACGAGTAGACATAAACAAATGAGGCAGACCTACATGCCCAATTTTTTTTAGGGTCACACACTAATTAACAGATACAGTGTCTGCATCCATCCTGACCATCAAGAACATAAGTACCAAATTGCACGCGATTATCACTAAGGCAAAGTCAGCTACTACAAATTCTACGTACAAATTTCGACCTCTATAAGCTATACTGAACCACAAACGTACACTGAGAATTAGTATACTCACAATGCATGAATTTCAGAGCCTATGTCATGTTGGGGCGTCATGTGGCCGACGCAACCCTCCGATTCGGTCCTGCTATCCGTCGTCATTGTCGTGGAACAATTGCACTTCAAGACTCGGGAGGAGCTGCGGAGTCAACCGAGAAAAGCGCTGGAGCTGCCTGCCTCCGGTGGTGGTGCCGGGCAGGAGGAAGAGCCGAAGCTACGATGGGTGGCGGCACTCGGCGGGAGGTGCCGCAGCTGCGGCGAGTGGGGCTGTGCAGGAGCTGGGCGGGCAACCCGGCGACCGGCGGTGCCAGGTGAGGAGTTTGgaaggcggcggtggtggctgAGGATGTTGGTTCCGGTTGGGGAAACTTCCACGAACAGATCGGGTCAAGGATAAGGTAAGGTTCTGTTTAGTTAGGTTCAGACATCAGTATATAAGGATTGTATCTTCTCATAGAACAACCCCGCCCTCCCGAATTCTATTCTCTTTTTCTCATGCGCCCTTACAAATGGGATATGGGTAGTTTCGTCATCTAACTTCAGTCAACGTGCATTGACCAAACGGTAAGGGTGAAGAATGGTCTTTTTGAGCTTGATCTAATAGAAcggtggcatttttgagtagtgaaAAATGtttagtggcaaaactgagtagcgTTATACAACTGATGGCAAAAGTGATAAAAACCCTtttaattttgtttgggttttctttGATATTATTTATCTCTTCATCGGTTTTCTTTGTTTATTCTTTTTTTCGATATATTatgattttctttttttttcatcagTTTGTTCATTATACTCCGGTTTTCTTTTTTAAGGTCCTTTATCATTTTAAATTGGtttatttgtttattttatttgttttcttttgattttcttcatttttcttttatttcaCGTAGGTTTTCTCAGtataaaatatatattttttagtgtacacatgaaacatttttttgatacacattaaacatttttcaaatacatgatcttAACTTTTCGTAAATGCTTGTTCTTGACCACACTCCCGGCCACACTTTCCCTATCCCCTATCCATTCCCTGCGGTGCGATGGGTGCCTGCTGCTGCTGTATGCCATGTGGCGATCAGAGGAATTCGAGaatatttttgccaaaaatgcaaCAGTCAAATGTGTTTCCTTTTTGTCAAAATTTTAATGGGTGGGACATATGCTGGTAGTCCGCTATTCTTCTACAGTTGTCCTGACACATTCTTCTACAGTTGTCCTGACACAGAATTGGAGATTGGATTGTTGCGGAGCATCGATATTTTGCCACATTCGAtatttagatcaatactcagaacAGTGACGGATTTGTGCTGGAAATTAAATCAGATCGGCAAGATAGGCAGCCCCAACTCCCAACCACTAACCATGGATATGGAGACCACGCCGACATTTTCATTGATGAGAAGCCATGCCCACTTGCAAATACACGAAGATACTCCTACAGTACACAACACCACAGCAGGACCAGATCTCATTTCATCAAGACGTACGTAAAGTCAACAGATTCTTTTATTGCGCCCGTACTTGAACCAACCGGCCACGGACCACACACCGGCAACACCGCCGGGCCGGAGCACGCCCTACCCATGACCATGATTGATCGATCGATCTCTCCGAACAAGACGCACCTGCCTGACACGGCCCGCGCGCGACGCGTGACCCAACCACTAACCAACTACTGCGGAGTGCGGACCGGCGGCGGCCCGGGCCTTGAGCCAGTCGACGACGTCGGCGAAGACCTGCTCCACGTTCTCCTCCGGCTCGCCGACGATCTGGTGCCACATCCCGGGGTACACGCGCAGCGTCTTGTCCTTGCTCCCGGCGCGGCGGTGCATCTCCTCCACGCACGCCGGGTCGCACACGGTGTCGTCGCCGCCGTGCACAGCCAGCAGCGGCAGCTCCACCTCCTCGAAGCGCGCCTGCAGCTCCCGGCACACCCGGAGGAGCTCGAgcgcggtggcggcgcggggcggcgccgtgGTGCGGCGCGGGCTGGCCAGCGCGAGCGCGCGCTTCCACTCCACCTTGAAGGACCGGCCCGGGATGTTCCCCCTGGTGAAGGCGACGTGCCAGGTGGGCGCCACGGCGGCCGCCGCCCAGAGCAGGTGCTCCAGCGGCCACGGCGGCATGAACCGGGGGCTGACCCCGCACATGGCGCCGTTGAGCACGGCGCCGTCGCGCCAGCGCGGCTTGTCCCGGAGGTGCAGCAGCAGCGCGATGGCGCCGCCGAGGGACTCGCCGTAGAGGAagcagggcagcggcggcgggtaGTCGGCGCGGAAGGGGGCGAAGGCGGCCTCGCAGTCGTCGAGCACCGGGGTGATGTCCGGGATGTGGGCCTGGAGGCCCTCGGAGAAGCCGTGGCCCTGGTGGtccacggcggcgacggcgaagccTTGCTTGGCGAAGTGGACGGCCGTCAGGAGCACCATCCAGCTGGACTCGCCGGTGAAGCcgtggacgacggcgatggcgcCGAGGATGGGGGCGTCCCCGCTGGGCACCCAGCGCTGCGTGAAGATGCGGAGCCCCCGCGGGTTGACGAAGGTGGATGAGGAGTGCGTGACGCCGTGGCGTGCGTAGTACTCCTCGGCGGTGAGCCGGCCGAAGGGGCTCCGCTCGTCGGCCTCCGCCACCGGATGCACCATGATGGCTTTCTCCTGCTCTGACCCCGCTCTGCGCGCTCCCCTTGATTTGGTGTGTTCTTGGAGTAGTAGATGCAAACGAGGGCGAGAGGAGGGTATTTTATTTGGCAAGAAGTAGTACCAGACTCTACAGGCGGATCGGCCGATGACGGCTGATGAATGATGCTACTGTACTACGGTATGGCGTTGGCGTGGTACCGTCGATTCTTAACTAAAATATCATATTCAGGGTAGACAAATATAATACGATTTGTAGTACATATGAAATTTCTACAGAGTCCATTTGTTGTGTCGACCACAAAATGAAAGAAAAAATCTGTCACTCAGCGAAGAGGACAAAACGCATTTATTGATCAGCGTACATTGATTTTCCTGGCGCAGCTTCGCACCTACTCGTCTTTACAGCAGTGTGTGTAGACTGAAGAACCGATGGGGATGTCCTTTTCGTTCCAAATCACGTACCCGGAATTAAATTCTCGTGAACCAGATCTACAGCTTTTCATTGCGCCAAACAAATCAATTTCCTGGTACGACCTCGTTCCATCTGGGATTCTGGGGTGTTCGATATGCTTCTCCATGCTGCATTTTACATGCCTTCAACGAGAGGTCACTTTTTTGccggaaaaactttcaatctattcattttcaatcatggcagtacaacgaataccagaaataaaaattacatctaaattcgtagaccacctagcgacggctACAAGCAccaaagcgagccgaaggcgcgccgccgtcatcgctccTCCATCGctggagccgggcacaacttgttgtagtagacagtcgggaagtcgtcgtgctaaggccccataggaccagcaccccagaacagcaaccgccgccgatgaaaaataacgtagatcggaaggatccaaaccgaagacacacgaacgtagacgaacaacgacgagatccgagcaaatccaccaaagatagatctgccagAGACACAcatccacacgcccaccaacgatgctagacgcaccgccggaacgggtGCTAGgcagggagacctttattccatcttcagggagccgccaccgtctcgccttcctgagtaggacacaaaccctaacaagattgaaaaaacgactaaaaacggagccctcctgccggcccttgccaggatccaccgcgcctccatggccctagggccaccggaggcGAGGCGGACCTGtgtcggcgccggcgagaggcacaaaccctaactttcttttttggaggaggaggaggaggtggaggaggagccctAACGAGAGGTCACTTGGTACCCTAGCCGATCCCTTCTCCGGCTTAGTGGAGTATAATTTTTACTCCAACTCCCAATATTTCCTTAAATCTCCTTAAATTTACTCACTACCGCGGCGCCCGAGTAAAATAGGcgcctctcttcctcctcccctcccctccctcgccACCCTGtctcccgccgccgcagccgccatgTCCCTCCGCTGCCACCGACGATCGGCCGGCCGAAAAGGATAGCCCGGTCCTTTCCTCACTCCATCGGACAGAAATCACCCACGCGCCGCCGCCCATGCCCAAGAAGAGTTTGGGGATGAAAAAACCCACCGCGTCCAAGCTCCTCCTCCAACTGCTCCAATGGCCTTCGGGGTGGCCACCGCCTCTACGGCAACGGCACACCGCCCTCCCACCGCACCCGTCGAAGCCAAACGAGCTCGAAAGCCGACGACGTCGGCTACATCGCTCGTCGATGCGGccgtgaagaagaagatgaagaaggccaAAGCAACGCCTCGTACTACAACTCTGGCAGTCCTACGGCCACTGCTCCGACGCGGTTGGCGGCCGCAGCCGACAACAAACATCGCGGCCgccaagtgcttgatgaaatgcctacaaggtaaaaagaaaaaccTTGCGTCTTGTTGGTATCCGATAGTGATTGTTGGTGGCTGGTAGTGATTGTTGGTAGTGTTTGCTTTGTTTATTGTAGTGTGGAGATGAACACCGCTGAATTCCTTGCCTCCTTGGAGTCCTCGGCCGCCGTTGGACTTGATGAGCTCAACAACGACTTGTTTTGGGATCATTCGGAGGCCACCCAAGACATGGAGCAAGGGGTGACTGAGCAAGATGAGGAGGTTGAAGAGGTtgttgccgaggaggaggaggttgtggAGGTGACTGAAGCAAGCACGAAGGTGCCAAGGTGCCGCACCCAAAACTACAAACAAAAGGAGGATATTGCTCTTTGCGATGCTTGGTGTGCGATCTTCATGGATGCAACGATCGGCGCGGATCAAACTAAAACCGTGCTTTGGAACAGTGTTACCGACCACTACAACAACTCCGTCGATGTGCGATCAAGCCATACATAAGGTTCTCTTGGGCATCGTTGGAGCGTCATTCATGACCAATGCAACCGATGGTCCGGTTGCATCAACAAAGTGAATCATGCGCCACCGAGCAGTGTGCAAGTGGCGGAGTATGGCTCCTACATCAAAGAACTATTCAAGCATAGAAAGACCAAGTTCGGCCACAAGCCCTTCACGTTGCATCATTGCTATAAAAGAGCTATGCAAAAGCGAGAAGTGGATCCAAAGAATCATGAAGACCACTCCAAAGAGATCAAGGTTGAGCATATCCGTTGAGGATGATGACGAGGTTGAGGAAGATGCCAACAATAGACCGGAAGGAAACAAGAttgcaaaagaaagaaa is a genomic window containing:
- the LOC123090886 gene encoding cytochrome c oxidase assembly protein COX11, mitochondrial; translated protein: MPPLPRLLHRHLSVPLARRLTPCHPWQPAADAFLRRGLASSSAAAAAAAAAGREKSSRKTLGYLVGVAVAMVGASYAAVPLYRRFCQATGYGGTVQRRESVEEKISRHARVGTTPSREIVIQFNADVADGMPWKFIPTQREVKVKPGESALAFYTAENRSSAPITGVSTYNVAPMKAAIYFNKIQCFCFEEQTLLPGEQIDMPVFFYIDPEFETDPKMDGVNNIVLSYTFFKVKE
- the LOC123090887 gene encoding caffeoylshikimate esterase → MVHPVAEADERSPFGRLTAEEYYARHGVTHSSSTFVNPRGLRIFTQRWVPSGDAPILGAIAVVHGFTGESSWMVLLTAVHFAKQGFAVAAVDHQGHGFSEGLQAHIPDITPVLDDCEAAFAPFRADYPPPLPCFLYGESLGGAIALLLHLRDKPRWRDGAVLNGAMCGVSPRFMPPWPLEHLLWAAAAVAPTWHVAFTRGNIPGRSFKVEWKRALALASPRRTTAPPRAATALELLRVCRELQARFEEVELPLLAVHGGDDTVCDPACVEEMHRRAGSKDKTLRVYPGMWHQIVGEPEENVEQVFADVVDWLKARAAAGPHSAVVG